The sequence ggggtcgcaacgcgtcgtcgaccggatcagggggatggggatgacgatggcggtccataagaccgaggtgattgcgtttcattcacctcggcaggatccgccaccccctctgatccgggtgggtggggctgacatcgaggtgaagccccagatcaggtatctagggctcatcctcgatagccactggcgtttcgaggagcatttccgctgcctggtcccccggttggaaaggatggttgcggctctgggccggatcctgcccaacctgggggggcccggcgggccgagttcgtcgcctctatgtggcaatggtccagtcggtggccctatacggggcccccgtctgggcggacgacctggctgcctcccggcgcagcatgactatgctgcgtcgggtgcagaggcgcatggcgctcagggtcgtccgcgggtatcggaccatgtcacatgaggcggcgacggttctagcggggatgccgcccatggacctgctcgcgcggtcgcacgcggtgatgtaccggcaccgcgtcgaccgtcgcgcgcgggtgggggcggtcccgggcgggcaggaacctgcttggggcgatttgaagcgccaggcccggcagtccgtgttgctcgcgtggcaggagcggctggctctgccaaccgcggggcaccggactgtcggagctgttcggccactcctgaaggagtggctggacagaggccatggcagcctcacctaccggctggcacaggtattttccgggcatggcagcttcggaagatacctgtgccggatagggaaggagccgacggcgcgttgctgccactgcgacgctgagcaggacacggcggatcataccctggaggtatgccccgcgtgggagggggagcgccgtgtcctggtcggcgtcgtcgggcgggatgtctcgctgccggacgtggtgcgcgccatgctcggcagcgaggagaagtggagggccgtggcctccttctgcgagaacgtaatgttgcagaaggaggccgcggggagggagcgctagcttcagcggcgcgctgaagctcgcgctcgtgcggtggcccgaggtcgtcgcccggtcgcgaggcgtcgcgggcggccgcctcggcgtggcggatgacctaggctgggaggggggtcctgacgggaccctcctcccgccaggcggcgccgggtcggaccggttggggataGGAGTGccaccccctaccggtccgacgcaaggggaggcaccctcggcggtctggtgcggccatgaacgcccggccgccgagaggtggaaacggggtcgcgggcggctgcgagttggggctcgcagccgccactaaacgcggccgcgggacggatagcggcgggatggagtggccccgtcccgccgctatgaggcagtgtgtctactggggggaccgattgtccccccgggggatgggcgcgaaagcgcgggcacggggaggataccggaagaatgcttcgagcgattcccggtatcctcccaaagcgtgccgaagggtcaccgtggggtttttagtgggtaggtcccgcgcctgtcgttgtacgggcgcggggaatcccacacacccctcccacctctccccaaggaggtgggagggagtctttcgaagattttccccacgacaaaaaaaaaaaaaaaaaaaaaaaaaaaaaaggtgccCCGGagatggtcgcttgggattggccctcctcccccaaccatgcatcccatcgccgcgcaccataacttaggattggagggcgattttatagggtcccgggcggttaagccaaggcccccgttctcctgccgtcacgtaccattcacaaaaccaaaaaaggaattgtgaatgggtctttgtgacgaccaacaggaggcttacggtgtgataagcatcaggtacctcagggtcgctacgccccgtactgcggccgacgattgccggacacagcccctgaggggctgctcgcttacttttttttttttttttttttttttttgtcgtggggaaaatcttcgaaagactccctcccacctccttggggagaggtgggaggggtgtgtgggattccccgcgcccgtacaacgacaggcgcgggacctacccactaaaaaccccacggtgacccttcggcacgctttgggaggataccgggaatcgctcggagcattcttccggtatcctccccgtgcccgcgctttcgcgcccatcccccggggggacaatctgtccccccagtagacacactgcctcatagcggcgggacggggccactccatcccgccgctatccgtcccggggccgcgtttagtggcggctgcgagccccaactcgcaaccgcccgcgaccccgtttccacccctcggcggccgggcgttcatggccgcaccagaccgccgagggtgcctccccttgcgtcggaccggtagggggaggcactcctacccccaaccggtccgacccggcgccgcctggcgggaggagtgtcccctcaggacccccctcccagcctaggtctgctctcttacttgctcactgcttgcttactagctatctgcttgcttactagctagctgctttcttactagcctcctgcttgctttctagctcactgcttccttactagttccctgcttgtttactatcctACTGCCTACTTACTAGcgaactggatgcttagtagcattctgctcccatacaaggtccctgctcgcatactagcttactgcttgattactagcttgctgcttgttttctagcttactgcttgcttactagcatactgctttgttactagcccactgcttgcctactcgcttactgcttgcttactagcttacagccagctttctagctcactgctcgcttagtagctcactgcatgcttactagcccacagcttgcttactatcttactgctagcttactcgtttactgcttgcttactagctaacagcttgctttctagctgtttagaataaggtataagaattagggtaagatgtagaaatacgtatattgtaccgtcttcgtgtttagattaagaTGCGAGCGGTGTGTATTGTgtgagagagagtgaatgagtgttgtgagagcgtgtcatgtgtgccgacggttgacgcgaccgtcaccgatccatggacgagatttgaaagatcaatgGTTTGTCGttcgcgatcctgtaacggcagaacgatccaagctgtcgatccgattgtaaatgatatcgagaacggaccttcgtcgccctggcgcattctcctagggagttgcccttgaaactgttatcggacacgtgcccaccgcgtcccagttacgcttgccgcagtgtaaacgttgtgcaatcttacaataaatttgcgactgtgtgaattactgcgccattcttcgcgtccctgttcctcgtccacgcctcttttcgtctgggCATTAACAAAGTGGTCCTTCGAGGTGGATCTGAGGACGACGCAAAATGGAGACCGCACGAGCTGCAACATCAGCGCCGCTGACCAATCAGACCGTGGAAGCCCATCTACACCAGCTGTAGGTCATCGCCCACCCcatcatccggatggaggttaacTACCGGAAGGAAGGTCAGGCTAAGTTCTCCGCAGCCAGCGCCGAGGGACGGCTCAAGAGACTGGACGGCGAGTGGATGCGCTTCGAGAAGCTGTACCTGGAGTTTCTGCAGTTAGTCCCCGCTCACGCTAAGTCTATCATGCCGTACTTTACCGAGGAAACTTTCGAAAAGGTGCAGGAGAACTATTGGGCATCGTGCGACTTTTTCGCCGACGTTGCAGCGAAATGCACTGCGACCAGCGCCGCGCAACCGAGTCCCACTCCCGCGCCCACAGGCGACTCCATCTCCGTCGCGAAACTCGCGCGGATCCCGCTGCCCAAAGTCGCTGTGTCGTACGCCGAATGGCACAGTTTCCGCGATCTGTTCAAATCGCTCGTGTTAGACAATAAGTCCCTAACGAACGTGAAACGAttacactatttaaaatcgtccgCCGAAGGTCATGCCGCGAACCTGATCGCCCATTTCTCGATAACCGACGCGAATTTTGAACCGGCCTGGATGACTCTAGCAGACCGGTACAATAACAAGCGCGTAATAGTATCAACATTATTAAGCAATTTCGTCTCGCTGCCGGTTATTGGTAGCGAGTCCGCGGACGAATTGTCTCGTCTTCGCGACACGACGAAGGAGTCGATCGCCATGTTGCGCAGTATCGGTCGCCCGGTGGATACATGGGATGACGTCATCGTCTTCCTGCTTACCGCCAAGCTAGACCGCCGTACGCTACGAGAGTGGGAGATATCCCGCGGAGCAAGCACCGAGCCTCCCACCTTCGACGAGCTCGACCAATTCCTCGTTGCGCGGATCCGCGCTCTCGAGGCGCTTCACGACAAGCCCGAAACTTCGGCCGCGCGCCTCGCCGCGCCGCGATCAGCGTCCTCGACGGGAGTTCGCACGCACGCAGCGAATACAGCTGTGAACCGGTGCCCGATGTGCGGATCGAAGCATCCGTTATATCGATGTCCGGCGTTCCATAGCCTACAACCTACGCAGCGGCGAGACCTAGTGACTCGGACCAACGCCTGTTTTAACTATCTTCGCGATGGACACATGGTTCCGACGTGTCCGGTTCGCACCACGTGCTCGCGATGTAACCGCAATCACCACAGTTTGTTACACGTTCCCGCGACGAGTGTCGAAGCGCCGAcggcatagatgccagattcagcacccggtgcgatactcacacatggcagatcacgcgtacgtgagctcgtggagtttcggaaagtcgacaaaggcaaactgacacatgccctctttctcgattattccgaagctgcccgaagtaatttcggtccgcctcgtgggagtcgagagagaaaggctcacatttgccttctcgctcttaacaactgaaatccaacctcccgtctacggcatacgatttggaatctcgagccgtgattttcgactgcccaggcatttttatttcccgacctatgtaggcgcacataaacaaagtacccataatggaaaaaaaaaattttgtaaaatttattttacggaaatacacgttttaagaccctctgatcatattttaattattgaaaaaaaagaaatttttttttattattcctatgtatgagtgtacatatgtatattattaatacgattgagtataaatggctgaatgaatttaaatggaactttacatttcagTTTtaggttctcatttcaaagtccgattagtctttgtctataatcagcccatggataataatgattatatctcttgtttcatagttgttccgatacataggcgtaatttataaaagatcttttaaatgtttcatataaatcttgggaagaattcaattttatgtaagaaaaattaaataaactttttctttatcttctctagaaaagaaaaacttaaatgaaatcttatacattacatgcttacttaaatcgcattgaaaacgaataccacaaatgttttagaataatgtgtaaaatggttttactcgcaaagggttaattgagaaataaatgcttggtaattaaaaacagcagtaaacaacttaaccggctgggattttcgctaaaacaaattgaaaactcgattctaataagggaaagttggaatggtacccgattttgggttaagttttactgcaagatattattaaagttattacagctacttatcttcaagaatagaaccaaattcaccaataaTCAGCATGCCGTGAAGGATGAGGTGTTTGATTGCAAGTTcaagcttcttttgctctgcaggttcgaaccctgctaaaagaaatcttttttttcttaattatattttaatcgtacgctaaatgtgacattatatttttgtctgatcttcgaatatttttttttaaagttgaatttaccaattacatttaacatgtgttattttcaatatatgaagtacatgaatctgaatggtatttttcgtaaaaacagtcaaaacatagaaattttaaaaaccacgtacatctaatgagaattctgttctcacagaaattacaaaattttgtatttaactctgatggaaaggccgcttcatttacattgatataatgtgaatgattttcggatttcgatttacttgtacctcgtactttttaccttatacttcaggtaaaaagggatataactggctaaaacagttttatgatagtacctggtaactcatgttactgttctaaaatgaaacgctgttttgtacctttaaaaatattcgactatgtccttttcaaatttaaaatccaacccatactttgtatcatactggcaaacgggatcactattcctttgtttttaaacggtttgatggtgggaatctcgtgactatagctcgtatgtacattaatcaaaaattaatgtattcacgagctcttttttcattacgttagtttaaacatttcaatattgcacattgcataattaaataacagttttttacatttccctcctgatggaagagaccaccacctttccgtggtttccattgagcggtatcgtgcacattattaatttttatggatcgatacaatcatttttttatgcaaaattaagccaaatcaaacatataatatttagttcatcatatcaaattgatacggttaactcaaaatatatcgaggaaaatcattattaattaatttcctcaactattaattctacttttttgtttatgttataaaaataagaactcttcttattgtaaaatgccacagcgtgcacgatactggcaaagagtggactctcattttaatttattaattttcaatcttaaagaattttgatttggaaaaatcgtattattaatatgcatatgttcgctcatacatgggaataataaaaaaaaatttcttttttttcaataattaaaatataatcagagggtcttaaaacgtgtatttccgtaaaataaattttacaaaattttttttccattatgggtactttgtttatgtgcgcctacataggtcgggaaataaaaatgcctgggcagtcgaaaatcacggctcgagattccaaatcgtatgccgtagacgggaggttggatttcagttgttaagagcgagaaggcaaatgtgagtgttacgagccagggccgtgcagcgcgcgtggcctgcgagtgcgagaaagaatatggaatatggtatcaatttgttagttaggtacacggacgaacccgatgcgaaatcggggagccgctaggatagttgataacgaggacgaacctgatgcgaaatcagggagcctctgggatggagtcacgtacggacgaacctggtgcgaaaccagggagccgtaggagggtgaaacgtcgtgaacgaacccgatgcgaaatcggggagtcactaggattgttgataacgacgcagacgaacccaattcgaaatcggggagctgctaggaggttggaagaaacgcagacgaactcaatgcgaaatcgaggagctgctgggaggttggataaatcacagacgaacctgatgcaaaatcagggagctgtaggatgcggacgaacctgatgcgaaatcagggagccgctaggatggtaatagattgcgtggacgaactcgatgcgtaatcgaggagccactaggttgtaagaggttgtatttggatttggggatgtgttaattgacctcgtaactgtgaattattaaatataatataacccgagcggtaaggttatattattatgggaacgtttaactaataataatcgctttatataattgtgggttaaagaagttgggtaactctgatttgataataaaagtagatatattcttaaatcaacaaataaaatacaattgtttcgtgtatcttatgtcgcgatcaaagaatgagtatatttacctaaaatgaccttgcacggtgttgacgcactggcgatgcgggggtatgtcagttggaaataaaggccgcaatagaatttatgccggttcacggattctatatggtttgatactaaagggtacggtagcccgatctcgcaagatacaactgactatcaaatcgtatacgcgtgacaagagacgtgacgttgactctaacgtgacggtacgattatgatcccccgagtaatgaaatcacagggtttatataccaaaaaatctgtgtggggcggattcaaaagtacgttagaaatcaccgtgtgcactattctccgaattgtattaattaacgggctgctctattctccgaattgtattaattaacgggctgctgcatcgcgacggaagtgacccccatttcaaaggttagataagtagcagggcgatttcataatgcacgcaagtgacaagaaaaatttgaggaacgaaacgttcgacatacgtaacatctccccccccaagatgaaacatcgcgttatgcgtgatgctttcatattagacggaaagcgccctgttacttatttacaaaagaaaataataaaagccgcgaaaagtagaataattgaaagctaaatgtgtcggggtgtgtagtatcatgttgtggtgtgtacttatcgatactggtgcgttgtgttctggatttaaaccttgggcacgacgtagcccacctccaaccagtgctcggctacgttcacaggtggctgcccctgtagtcggtccaggtggagatcggcaacgactccgtcttccgcgttaccgatccgggatattcggcctcttcgaagtaatgttacggattgtagttatgtgtgaaatcaagtcctgtaaatagtctccatatgattttaatttttctttatctgggaaggaactgggttctcgagctacttttccaaaaattaactcgtatggtgtgaaatttgttgcttcgtgaacggatgtgttatatgagaacattgcaaaaggaattaataaatcccaatcttcgtaattatccatgtaatgtttgaggtattcagtgagcacgatgtgacttctttccaatgatccattagtttgtggtctgtatccggaagttgttatttgtttgattttaaatatttctgccaaattcgtcattaaatttccaatgaaactagttcctttatctgttaatattgcgcgaggtgtaccgtagattgcgataaagtgtcgtgcgaaggcatctgcaatggtcgcggctcgaatattaggtattgcaactgccacgcagtatttcgtcagattgtcctgtatggtaagaatatgtctatttccattaggcgtgattggaagaggtcccacggtgtccaatgatattttgtcaaatgcatccagcggtgtgtcggtgatcaacatgggttggcgagtctttgctcgaactaatttttgttcttggcaactttggcatgtcctgatgtactcttgaatttcgttgcgcatttttggccaatggaattttgatcgaatgcgtttgtacgtttttgttatccctttatgccctccaattaaactatcatgggcttcgcgaattatatccaatctatccgattcagacggtgtggtgatagcacagctgcatagagtaatttgttgatctgtttcggtaaaaacttcttctaatattttgtaaaatttgttagctggtaatttgtgtaaatctcctgttacagatattcggaaggaatttatttgattttggtccagggtatgtctgagagtctttaacccatgggatacatcttttgccgtaatattgtcgtaaaaattgtcagaaattactatactgaaggttttaaacaatccattgtctgaagtcaatacgtgtccctttttcggttgcgctgccaaaagatccggtttattaattatttcggtgtccagtaatacttttcctacggtggatattaggttgcaatctgctgatatgaagtgcgcgtaatgtccgttttccgcagcgagggtgttcgaagaaacagttattttataagattgttttgacgcagtgtatcggtgctcgttttcgtcggttaaaacatctgtgtcggatgcgtatggtaggtaagggtcaggcgtgtggtcaaaggcgtcaggtagccgttctgcacttgcttcggttgcaacccttgcaggtggatgaattatggctggttgtaaaatttcgtctgtaacatgcggtgttacctgtggagtactgaatacatttttacgaggattttccataattgtattttcattattggtaatatcaagtggttcttcaaaggacattaggtcatcgggtaaattgttatctt is a genomic window of Colletes latitarsis isolate SP2378_abdomen unplaced genomic scaffold, iyColLati1 scaffold0007, whole genome shotgun sequence containing:
- the LOC143350595 gene encoding uncharacterized protein LOC143350595 → MEVNYRKEGQAKFSAASAEGRLKRLDGEWMRFEKLYLEFLQLVPAHAKSIMPYFTEETFEKVQENYWASCDFFADVAAKCTATSAAQPSPTPAPTGDSISVAKLARIPLPKVAVSYAEWHSFRDLFKSLVLDNKSLTNVKRLHYLKSSAEGHAANLIAHFSITDANFEPAWMTLADRYNNKRVIVSTLLSNFVSLPVIGSESADELSRLRDTTKESIAMLRSIGRPVDTWDDVIVFLLTAKLDRPYNLRSGET